From the Pedobacter cryoconitis genome, one window contains:
- a CDS encoding UxaA family hydrolase, whose amino-acid sequence MASLETTYFIQIHPSDNVLVALVDLPAGFKVKFNTLTFDIIAPIAAKHKFTIHDLSEGNSIFMYGVLVGKASEAIPAGYPITVDNVKHAAGGYQLGERKIQWQQPDTTAFKDKTFMGFHRKDGSVGTANYWIVIPLVFCENRNVEVLKEALTDKLGFKKTKSYENEVDGLIALYKTGKSIEDILQADLQNTAAATPANKLFPNIDGIKFLNHDMGCGGTRMDSDALCGLLAGYITHPNVAGATVLSLGCQHAQISILEAEIKKRDPAFSKPLVVLEQQKLGTESKLLQEALKQTFAGLILANQEQRTPAPLSKLCIGLECGGSDGFSGISANPALGHLSDLLVTMGGSVILAEFPELCGVEQELSDRCIDIATANRFMGLMSTYNALAEATGSGFYANPSPGNIKDGLITDAIKSAGAAKKGGNSPVTAVLDYPEKVTKPGLNLLCTPGSDVESTTAEVASGANIVLFTTGLGTPTGNPVAPVIKLSTNTVLFNKMPDIIDINCGTIIEGTESIEQAGARILHYVIEVASGRIKPKSVELGQDDFIPWKRGVSL is encoded by the coding sequence ATGGCGTCTTTAGAAACAACTTACTTTATACAAATCCACCCATCAGACAATGTGCTGGTCGCACTGGTCGATTTACCAGCAGGATTTAAAGTAAAGTTTAATACGCTGACTTTTGATATTATCGCACCGATAGCCGCCAAGCACAAATTTACCATACATGATCTGTCTGAAGGGAACAGTATTTTCATGTATGGCGTGCTGGTGGGTAAAGCAAGCGAAGCAATTCCTGCCGGATATCCGATTACAGTAGATAATGTAAAACATGCTGCCGGAGGCTATCAATTAGGAGAAAGAAAAATCCAGTGGCAGCAACCAGATACTACAGCCTTCAAGGATAAGACTTTTATGGGTTTTCATCGGAAGGATGGTTCAGTGGGTACCGCTAACTACTGGATTGTGATCCCGCTTGTATTTTGCGAAAACCGCAATGTAGAAGTGCTTAAAGAGGCGCTGACCGATAAACTGGGCTTTAAAAAGACGAAAAGTTATGAAAATGAAGTAGACGGGCTGATTGCTTTATATAAAACAGGCAAAAGTATAGAAGATATTTTACAGGCCGATCTGCAAAATACAGCAGCAGCAACGCCAGCCAATAAACTCTTTCCGAATATAGATGGTATTAAATTTCTGAACCATGATATGGGCTGTGGTGGAACAAGAATGGACTCCGATGCACTTTGTGGTTTGCTGGCCGGATATATTACCCATCCAAATGTAGCCGGGGCAACCGTGCTGAGTTTAGGTTGTCAGCATGCACAGATTAGCATTCTCGAAGCAGAAATTAAAAAAAGAGATCCCGCATTCAGTAAACCACTGGTTGTGCTGGAACAACAAAAATTAGGAACCGAAAGCAAACTATTGCAAGAAGCACTCAAACAGACGTTTGCCGGTTTAATTCTGGCGAACCAGGAACAAAGAACACCCGCTCCCTTATCTAAATTATGTATAGGGCTGGAATGTGGTGGCTCTGATGGATTTTCGGGGATTTCAGCAAACCCGGCGCTTGGTCATCTTTCAGATTTACTGGTGACTATGGGCGGAAGTGTTATTCTGGCTGAATTTCCAGAATTATGTGGGGTTGAACAGGAATTAAGTGATCGCTGCATAGATATAGCTACCGCTAACCGGTTTATGGGACTCATGAGTACCTACAACGCGCTGGCAGAGGCTACCGGCTCTGGATTCTACGCCAACCCATCTCCCGGAAACATCAAAGACGGTTTGATTACAGATGCTATAAAATCTGCTGGAGCAGCAAAAAAAGGAGGTAATTCTCCGGTGACCGCTGTTTTGGATTATCCGGAGAAAGTAACCAAACCCGGTTTAAACTTGTTATGTACACCAGGCAGTGATGTAGAAAGTACAACTGCCGAAGTAGCCTCAGGTGCAAATATTGTACTTTTCACTACAGGTTTGGGAACACCAACAGGAAACCCGGTTGCACCAGTGATTAAACTCTCTACAAATACAGTTTTATTTAATAAAATGCCTGATATTATTGATATTAACTGCGGTACTATCATTGAAGGTACAGAAAGTATCGAACAGGCAGGAGCGCGTATTCTGCATTATGTAATTGAAGTTGCAAGCGGACGTATCAAACCTAAATCTGTAGAATTAGGACAGGATGATTTTATCCCATGGAAAAGAGGTGTTTCACTATAA